Genomic DNA from Desulfurivibrio alkaliphilus AHT 2:
TTTTCTTTGGCTCAAAGCTAGTCCATGGAAAATACAGCCAAATAAATGATCGGGGAAAATAGACATGTTTAAGGCCTGTTAGCCTTATGTTTATGCTAACCACACTGGAAAACGCTCTTTGTCGACTGTTGAAAACTGCTCACCGGCAATTTGAGAAATGGCGGCAAAGGGCTTTTGACAGTCCGCCGCGGGTTGAATACAACACCGCGAACACGGGCGAGGGCCTGCCGCGATATTGTCTCGCCGCACCGGCTTTATTCTATTTAAAACATTAGGTTTTATGTTACCCCCGTAACAGCCGATCGCTGGCCGTTACCCCGGCGGTATCGTCGTATTGTTTGCCGTTGCTGGCAGCTTTGCCGCCGGTGGGCAGGATTTATCCAGTGTCCTGAGGGGGTGTCACATTGAGGTGGTAGGTGGGTAGTCGGTTCTCGGGCGTGGCGGTGTTGAAAGCTTGGCGGTGCTGGTTGGCCTAGGTAAAGAAGATGGGGAAAGGGGATGAGCATGATTTGGCCTGAAGTAAGAAAAATTTTGCAGCATCAACTTCCTGAAAGTGTTTTTAACCTCTGGATCGAGCCCTTGCGGTGCCTGGCGGAAGATGACCAGGTGTTGGAGTTGGCCGGTCCCGATCGCTTTTTTTGTTCCTGGGTGGCCGACCATTACCATGCTGCCATGCAGGAGGCTCTTCAACGGTTGGAAAAGCCGGGGGTCGGAATCCGTTTCCGGGTTGATCCGGAACTGGTCTCCGACGATACGGCAGGAGCCGGCGCCGATGGGCGTGTAGGCAAAGAGCAGTTGCGGCTGCCGCAGATGCCCAAAGGGCGGCCCCGCATTCGCACCCTCCATCCGCGGTACACCTTCGACGAATTCATGGTGGGGGAGTCCAACGCCCTGGCCTTTACCGCCTGTGAAGCCATAGCCGCCGGTGGCGCCGAGGCCGAGCCCTGTGTCTTCATCAACGCCGGCACCGGCCTGGGCAAGAGTCACCTGGCCCATGCCGTGGCCCATCATTTATATAATCATTCCCCCAGCACCAGGCTTTGCTGCCTGACCACCCAGCAACTCACCGCGGAACTGGTCCGCCACATCAGAAGCAACACCATGGACCAGTTCAAGGAAAAGTTTCAACGCCAGTGTGATGTACTGCTGGTGGAGGATGTCCAGACCCTGTCGGGGAGGGGTAAAACCCAGGTGGAGTTGGCCGAGGCGGTGGACTGTTTGCTGGAAAACGGGCGCCGGGTGCTGTTTACCGGCGCGGTGGGCCCCCGGGAGATCCCAGACCTGGACGATGGGGTGCGCTCCCGCCTGGCCTCCGGGCTGGTCACCTCTATCAACCCGCCGGACATGCAGACCCGGCGTCTGATCATTCAGCGTAAAGCCGCCTACCACAAGCTGGCTTTAGACGAGGAGATGGTGGAGTTTCTGGCGGAGAAGGTCCGGGGTGATGTCCGCCGGTTGGAAAGCGCCATTGTTGGGCTTAAGGCCAAGGCCAATCTGCGCAAAAGCCAGCCCACCATGGCCATGGTCAAGGAGGTGGTGGCCACGGTGGTGGGCGGTGATGGCGGCGGCCTGTCCGCCGAGGCGATTCGTGATTTTGTCGCCGCCCAGTTCCAGGTCAGCGTCGGTGAGCTGCAGTCCAAATCGCGGAAAAAGGATGTGGCTTTTCCCCGCCAGGTTTCCATGTATCTGGCCCGCAAACTGACCGACGAGGCCCTGGCCGGGATCGGCAAGGCCTTCAATCGTGATCATTCCACCGTGGTGCATTCCATTCGGGTAATCACCGAGGCGGTGGCCCGCAACGGCAGCGTGCGCGGGCAGGTGGAGCATCTCACCGAAAAGCTTAAACAGCGTCAGAAATAGACCGGGCGCACGGCTGCCTGTTCCTCTTCCTGGCGGCCCCGGGTGATGAGCTCGGCGGCTTTTTGGGCGGCCTTCATCATGTCGTTCATCCCGATGCCGTCCCAGCCGAAGCCGGTCAACTGCAGGCTGGGGTGTCTGGTGGCCAGCTTTTCCCGCCAGGCCAGCAGGCGGGGATGATCCTGCTCCAGTTGCGGAATGCCGCCGGCTCCCCGCAGCACCCGGGCGAAGGCCGGCGGGGCCTTTAAGGGCAGCAGTTGACGCAGATCCTGATAGATGTTGGCGATCATCGCGGCATCGTCCAGTTCCAGTCGTTCCGGGTGGCGCCGGCCGCCCACCAGGGCTTCCAGCAGTACATGACCGGCGGGGGCCCGTTCCGGGAACATGTGTGAGGAGAACAGGGCCCCCAGGGTGAAGCGGTTTTCCCGCTCCGGGGCCAGGTAGCCGAAGCCGGCCGGAATTGTCGCCTCATCCCGGCTGAAGCCCAGGGCCACGGTAACGATGCGGGCCTCGGGCACACTGCCGACCGGTGGCTTGAAGTCCGCCAGCAGTTCCAGCGCCTGGTTCACCGGCAGGGCCAGCACCAGGCGCTTTGCCTGGTAGGGGCCGCTATTGGTCGTAATCTCCCAGCCGCCCTCGGTGAGCGGGCGAATTTTTTCCACTCTACACTGGTAAACAATCTCTTTTTGCTGGCTCAGGCGAGTAATCAGCTGTTCCATGCCTTGGGGAAAGCTGGTCATGGCCGGCAATCCGGCGGGGCCGGACTTGGCGCCGGTGGTCGCCGGCGGTTTGCTGCGGCGCTGCCGCCTTTCCCGCCAGAGGCCGCGAAGCAGTGAACCATGTTCTTTCTCCAGCCGCCGAACGCCGGGCATCACTGCGTCGATGCTCAAGCGCTGGTAGTCACCGGCAAAGGTGCCGGTAACCGCCGCGTCCACCAGCGGCAGCACTTCCCGGCCGAAGCGGTGTTCAGCCCATTGGCCGATGCTGGCGCCATCGGCCAGGGTTTTTTTGAAGGGTTCCAGCGCCAGCCGCAGCTTACCGGCTAAAGAGAGCAGAGGGGTGGTCAGCAGGGCTTGCGGGCTCTGGGGCAGGGCCACCAGCCGCCCGTGATGGCAGACATAGCGAACATTCTGCCCCAGCGGCGCCTTGAGCGCCTCCTGCTCCAGGCCGGTTTCCTGCAGCAACTGTCGGCTGGCCGGGTTATTGTCGAGAAAACCGTGCGGGCCCCAT
This window encodes:
- the dnaA gene encoding chromosomal replication initiator protein DnaA, with product MSMIWPEVRKILQHQLPESVFNLWIEPLRCLAEDDQVLELAGPDRFFCSWVADHYHAAMQEALQRLEKPGVGIRFRVDPELVSDDTAGAGADGRVGKEQLRLPQMPKGRPRIRTLHPRYTFDEFMVGESNALAFTACEAIAAGGAEAEPCVFINAGTGLGKSHLAHAVAHHLYNHSPSTRLCCLTTQQLTAELVRHIRSNTMDQFKEKFQRQCDVLLVEDVQTLSGRGKTQVELAEAVDCLLENGRRVLFTGAVGPREIPDLDDGVRSRLASGLVTSINPPDMQTRRLIIQRKAAYHKLALDEEMVEFLAEKVRGDVRRLESAIVGLKAKANLRKSQPTMAMVKEVVATVVGGDGGGLSAEAIRDFVAAQFQVSVGELQSKSRKKDVAFPRQVSMYLARKLTDEALAGIGKAFNRDHSTVVHSIRVITEAVARNGSVRGQVEHLTEKLKQRQK
- the hemG gene encoding protoporphyrinogen oxidase, producing the protein MDQQHAVIIVGAGLSGLATAHFLAAAGTPALLLEADGRAGGAIRSFNDEGYRAEWGPHGFLDNNPASRQLLQETGLEQEALKAPLGQNVRYVCHHGRLVALPQSPQALLTTPLLSLAGKLRLALEPFKKTLADGASIGQWAEHRFGREVLPLVDAAVTGTFAGDYQRLSIDAVMPGVRRLEKEHGSLLRGLWRERRQRRSKPPATTGAKSGPAGLPAMTSFPQGMEQLITRLSQQKEIVYQCRVEKIRPLTEGGWEITTNSGPYQAKRLVLALPVNQALELLADFKPPVGSVPEARIVTVALGFSRDEATIPAGFGYLAPERENRFTLGALFSSHMFPERAPAGHVLLEALVGGRRHPERLELDDAAMIANIYQDLRQLLPLKAPPAFARVLRGAGGIPQLEQDHPRLLAWREKLATRHPSLQLTGFGWDGIGMNDMMKAAQKAAELITRGRQEEEQAAVRPVYF